The following coding sequences lie in one Lolium perenne isolate Kyuss_39 chromosome 2, Kyuss_2.0, whole genome shotgun sequence genomic window:
- the LOC127332690 gene encoding uncharacterized protein has protein sequence MAAGGLFGTVAVTTVVWLAVHVALNSPIQPVPSPPPPAARYTPSSLLHGLALEKLGEGRLIQGPEDVYVDAAAGGTVYTATRDGWLQRMHPNGSWEQWRFVGGTGLLGIAPSADGSMLVCDAHKGLLRVEEDRVTILASTVEGSTIRFPEAAVEASDGTVYFSDATTRFGIDQWFLSYIESRRTGRLLKYNPRTGKTSVALDNLAFANGVALSRDETFVIVCESARYRCLKLWLKGDKTGQAETFVGDLPGSPDNIRRAPDGTFWIAIIKLRSPWLDLVNRWTLIKRVVAAFPPLLDRVKATAKGAMVAQVSEDGEIIRLLDDSQGKVINFITSVTEFHGDLYFGSFSTNFVGKLSLAKVPQVQEAASS, from the exons ATGGCGGCGGGTGGTCTGTTCGGCACGGTGGCGGTGACGACGGTTGTGTGGCTGGCGGTCCACGTCGCGCTCAACAGCCCCATCCAGCCggtgccgtcgccgccgccgcccgccgcgcgGTACACACCCAGTAGCCTCCTCCATGGACTG GCGCTCGAGAAGCTTGGGGAAGGGCGGCTGATCCAGGGGCCGGAAGACGTGTACGTGGACGCGGCCGCTGGAGGGACTGTGTACACGGCGACCAGGGACGGGTGGCTGCAGAGGATGCACCCCAACGGGTCGTGGGAGCAGTGGCGGTTCGTCGGCGGAACTGGCCTGCTCGGGATCGCGCCCTCCGCCGACGGCAGCATGCTCGTCTGCGACGCCCACAAG GGTTTACTGAGAGTCGAGGAGGATCGCGTGACCATTCTCGCCTCGACGGTGGAAGGCTCCACGATCAG GTTTCCCGAGGCCGCCGTGGAGGCATCTGACGGCACGGTGTACTTCAGCGACGCCACCACAAGGTTCGGCATCGACCAGTGGTTCCTCAGCTACATCGAGTCCCGCCGCACCGGCCGCCTCCTCAAGTACAACCCACGCACCGGCAAGACGTCCGTCGCGCTCGACAACCTCGCCTTCGCCAACGGCGTCGCTCTGTCGCGGGACGAGACCTTCGTGATCGTCTGCGAGTCAGCCAG ATACagatgcttgaagctgtggctcaAGGGGGACAAGACTGGCCAGGCAGAGACTTTCGTCGGCGACCTTCCGGGGTCTCCGGATAACATCCGTCGAGCACCAGATGGCACCTTTTGGATTGCCATTATCAAG CTGAGGTCGCCATGGCTAGACTTGGTCAACCGCTGGACCTTGATAAAGAGAGTCGTGGCGGCGTTCCCGCCGCTCCTCGACAGGGTCAAGGCGACTGCCAAGGGAGCAATGGTGGCTCAGGTGTCGGAGGATGGCGAGATCATCCGTCTGCTCGACGACTCTCAAGGGAAGGTGATCAACTTCATCACTTCGGTGACAGAGTTCCACGGAGACCTCTACTTTGGTAGCTTCTCCaccaacttcgtaggcaagctgtCCCTGGCCAAGGTGCCACAGGTGCAGGAGGCAGCTTCATCCTAG
- the LOC127332691 gene encoding proteasome subunit alpha type-6, whose translation MASQGGVSESSSSGRGRAAETGPSYDRSITVFSPKGRLLQVEYALKSVKLAGITSVAVRGDDSVCVITQRSRAPVDPLLDTTDPAAFSHLFEITERLGMLATGMAAEGRSLAHEARNEAAGFRRKWGYEMPPRMLALWLGDRAQVRTQHAKLRPYRVVATIVGIDEEKRTPELFTCDPAGLVLGHKATSAGFKGLEAIKFLEEKMTGDRLPFESTIEMAVSAMRHVLEDNKEGHDIEVGVVRKSSPAFRTVLKRLHKYPQGAQSTLDQGGR comes from the exons ATGGCTTCGCAAGGGGGCGTCAGCGAAAGCAGCAGCAGCGGCCGGGGCCGCGCCGCCGAGACGGGACCCTCCTACGACCGCAGCATCACCGTCTTCTCCCCCAAGGGCCGCCTCCTCCAAGTCG AGTACGCGCTCAAGTCCGTGAAGCTGGCGGGGATCACCTCGGTCGCCGTGCGCGGGGACGACTCCGTCTGCGTCATCACCCAGCGGAGCAGGGCGCCCGTG GACCCGTTGCTGGACACGACGGACCCCGCCGCCTTCTCGCACCTGTTCGAGATCACCGAGCGGCTCGGCATGCTCGCCACAGGGATGGCAG CTGAGGGAAGAtcattagctcatgaggcaaggaaCGAAGCTGCAGGGTTCCGTCGCAAGTGGGGATATGAAATGCCTCCTAGGATGTTGGCTCTGTG GCTCGGAGATAGAGCACAAGTACGCACTCAGCATGCTAAATTGAGACCTTATAGAGTTG TTGCTACCATCGTAGGAATTGATGAAGAGAAAAGAACTCCAGAGCTCTTTACATGTGATCCTGCTGGTCTAGTCCTTGGTCACAAG GCAACAAGTGCAGGTTTCAAGGGCTTGGAAGCTATCAAGTTTCTTGAGGAGAAAATGACGGGTGATCGTTTACCATTCGAGTCAACCATTGAG ATGGCAGTGTCTGCAATGAGACACGTCCTGGAGGATAACAAGGAAGGCCATGACATTGAG GTGGGAGTTGTCAGGAAGAGCTCTCCAGCGTTCAGAACTGTGTTGAAGCGTCTCCACAAATATCCACAAGGAGCGCAGAGTACCCTGGATCAAGGCGGGCGGTAA